In Drosophila simulans strain w501 chromosome X, Prin_Dsim_3.1, whole genome shotgun sequence, one DNA window encodes the following:
- the LOC6726319 gene encoding uncharacterized protein LOC6726319, with translation MFLAVNQSLQNTSKKKRKRRTAEDDPQEDSGEGTPPVRPLEPSASSDQLVGGNGATCRACKCPGRQSLTLVYIYLGALTLILASLSIVFYTHTQDTESLSQVEDNYPSKSFRVQFQAELMRSEEELRRLVNRIIEEEQELVGSTTASSTTQSRDPLKNERKFTDNLISHTPRPTGKRIRRDIASSAPASMHADPLIEFFNPNHRKVLEEQDTEIRKRTGQKGAAPGGDEWIYLNTYCRVPEKIITGFCKGTQDYCPPAPQGPTGEVGPKGPPGNPGLPGIPGPKGNRGDVGLPGAPGVDGVGHLGPAGPRGPKGDAGVTGRAGLDGRDGVPGEPGLDGVPGRAGADGKNGLPGRDGKDGLHGKDGKDGLSITGPKGAQGPPGERGLKGIAGPRGRPGKPGTNGIPGVPGINAWKLQYPNGSSSNDLLIPPSITDIQVPDFQRTVIVEEGRSLNLSCTATGTPTPQVEWRREDGRTINVNGVEMASISGQFLRFTNITRHQMAAYTCFANNGIAPVANATYLVEVQFAPMISVYRQMIYAEYQSSATLECLVEAFPEAIRYWERAYDGKILDPSDKYGIESYPEGFKTTMRLTISNLRKDDFGYYHCVARNELNATMVNFEIAPQDPNSETPYVGNNMKVYGQRPPESECPVCDQCPDPSLYQCKDSILNNFEIQATGNLSYPGLPKRPKTCYLYAVGKPVFHKVVNEKFGSWLRDPSPDSDREKTFVTNENDPYNLFEFTTRIQYRMNSIPRRKYEIQEGFHGNAHVVFNGSFYYQQRNSDLVVKLDLTSLKKITTQLPYAGVAAANRLYTTDYNYMDFNVDEVGLWVIYSTYNSNNTLVAKLDAETLKMQYNFNITLDHHQFGEMFIVCGNLYAIDSGTDKNTQIRYVVDLYKGKLLNTNLPFSNPFSHTTTVGYNPLTVELYSWDKGNALTYPIRYNEQRLISDNS, from the exons ATGTTTCTGGCAGTTAACCAGAGTCTACAGAATACCAGCAAGAAGAAGCGCAAGCGGCGGACGGCCGAGGATGATCCGCAGGAGGATTCTGGGGAAGGGACCCCACCAGTTCGGCCCCTGGAACCCAGTGCGTCCAGTGACCAGCTGGTCGGAGGTAATGGAGCCACCTGCCGGGCGTGTAAGTGCCCGGGCCGGCAGTCCTTGACCCTGGTGTACATCTACCTGGGCGCCCTCACCCTCATCCTGGCCAGCCTCTCAATCGTCTTCTACACGCACACCCAGGACACCGAGTCCTTGTCACAGGTGGAAGATAACTATCCGTCGAAGTCGTTCCGGGTACAATTCCAGGCGGAGTTAATGCGCTCCGAAGAGGAATTAAGGAGACTGGTCAACAGGATaatcgaggaggagcaggaatTGGTTGGCAG TACCACCGCGAGTAGCACCACCCAATCGAGGGATCCTCTGAAGAATGAACGCAAGTTCACAGACAATTTGATTAGCCACACACCGCGTCCCACAGGGAAACGAATACGCCGGGACATCGCCTCCTCCGCTCCGGCATCCATGCATG CTGATCCCCTGATCGAGTTTTTCAATCCGAACCATCGCAAGGTTCTGGAGGAGCAAGACACCGAGATCCGTAAGCGAACGGGTCAAAAGGGCGCCGCTCCTGGCGGAGATGAGTGGATCTATCTGAATACTTATTGCCGGGTACCGGAGAAGATAATCACAGGATTCTGTAAGGGCACCCAGGACTATTGTCCGCCGGCACCACAAGGACCAACCGGAGAAGTGGGACCAAAGGGACCACCAGGAAACCCGGGTCTACCGGGCATTCCGGGTCCAAAGGGAAATCGCGGTGATGTGGGATTACCGGGAGCCCCCGGAGTGGATGGCGTTGGTCATTTGGGTCCTGCCGGACCTCGCGGTCCTAAGGGAGATGCCGGGGTCACCGGAAGAGCGGGCTTGGATGGACGTGATGGTGTGCCCGGGGAGCCGGGACTCGATGGCGTACCGGGTCGCGCTGGTGCTGATGGAAAGAATGGCCTGCCTGGACGCGATGGCAAGGATGGGCTCCACGGCAAGGATGGCAAAGATGGTCTGTCCATCACGGGACCCAAGGGTGCGCAGGGACCACCAGGCGAACGGGGGCTCAAGG GCATTGCGGGTCCACGTGGTCGTCCTGGCAAGCCGGGCACCAATGGCATACCCGGAGTGCCCGGCATCAATGCCTGGAAGCTGCAATATCCCAATGGCAGCTCCTCCAACGATCTGCTCATACCGCCTTCTATAACAG ATATTCAAGTGCCGGACTTCCAACGCACGGTGATTGTGGAGGAGGGAAGATCCCTGAATTTGAGCTGCACCGCCACGGGAACTCCCACACCGCAGGTGGAATGGCGACGTGAGGATGGTCGCACCATTAACGTCAATGGCGTAGAGA TGGCCTCCATCAGCGGACAGTTCCTGAGGTTCACCAATATCACCCGACATCAGATGGCGGCCTACACCTGTTTTGCCAACAATGGCATCGCTCCCGTGGCCAATGCCACCTACCTCGTGGAAGTGCAAT TTGCTCCCATGATATCGGTGTACCGCCAAATGATCTACGCGGAGTACCAGAGCAGTGCCACACTCGAGTGTTTGGTGGAGGCATTTCCCGAAGCAATTAGGTATTGGGAACGGGCCTACGACGGCAAGATCCTCGATCCCAGCGACAAGTACGGCATTGAATCGTACCCAGAGGG TTTCAAGACAACCATGCGCTTGACCATCAGCAATCTGCGCAAGGATGACTTTGGGTACTATCATTGTGTGGCCCGAAACGAACTAAATGCAACGATGGTCAACTTTGAAATAGCAC CCCAAGATCCGAATAGTGAGACCCCGTATGTGGGAAATAACATGAAGGTATATGGCCAAAGGCCGCCGGAGAGCGAGTGTCCCGTTTGCGATCAGTGTCCAGATCCCAG CTTGTACCAGTGCAAGGACTCCATACTGAATAACTTTGAAATCCAGGCCACGGGCAATCTCAGCTATCCGGGATTACCCAAGCGACCAAAGA CTTGCTATCTGTATGCGGTAGGCAAGCCCGTTTTCCACAAGGTGGTCAATGAAAAGTTCGGCTCCTGGCTTAGAGATCCATCGCCGGACAGTGATCGTGAGAAGACGTTCGTCACCAACGAAAACGATCCGTACAATCTGTTTGAGTTCACCACTCGCATTCAGTACCGTATGAATAGCATACCCCGGAGGAAATACGAGATTCAAGAAGGCTTTCAT GGCAATGCACATGTGGTCTTTAACGGTTCGTTTTACTATCAACAAAGAAACTCGGATCTGGTGGTCAAGCTGGACTTGACCAGTCTCAAAAAGATAA CCACACAATTGCCATATGCTGGAGTGGCTGCTGCGAATAGGCTTTATACCACGGACTACAACTACATGGACTTCAATGTGGATGAAGTGGGCCTGTGGGTGATCTATAGCACCTACAACTCCAACAATACGCTGGTGGCCAAG TTGGATGCGGAGACATTGAAGATGCAGTACAACTTTAACATCACCCTGGACCATCATCAGTTTGGTGAGATGTTCATCGTGTGTGGCAATCTGTATGCCATCGATTCGGGAACGGACAAGAACACCCAGATTCGATATGTGGTGGACTTGTACAAGGGCAAGCTGCTCAACACGAATCTGCCCTTCTCGAATCCCTTTAGCCATACCACCACCGTGGGCTACAATCCTCTGACTGTG GAACTCTACTCCTGGGACAAGGGCAACGCACTCACATATCCCATACGCTACAATGAGCAGCGTTTAATCTCCGACAATAGTTAG